A genomic region of Rhodococcus pyridinivorans contains the following coding sequences:
- a CDS encoding FAD-dependent oxidoreductase, whose product MAVPNQTYTRLLSPGTIGPITLDNRVVMPAMDMNLCEDGEIEQGDIDHFVARAAGGTGLIVTGCCAVAYPAGCTSTKEPGLSEDRFIPGLRALTDAVHEAGSKLCVQMVHHGKVARIDTLQGRPQLVPSIPKPPSDMSAMADCTPAELQRMASIQGGVQATYNEASESDIEWLIRMFAEAAGRVAAAGADAVEIHAAHNYVLGAFLSRYTNQRTDGYGGSLENRARLTCEVIRAVKAEVGDRLAVIVRLAGQEYGETDGLTVEESAAAAVLFEQAGADALHVTGTALNAFANFTDGPLPDKVGYYTHNAAVIKRAVSIPVITVGRMLPEFGERMIAEGVTDFVAMGRQLLADPALVAKLKQGRSEQIRPCINCYVCVQENFWDATPICAVNPALGNETLVPFVRTAAPKHVVVVGAGPGGLETARVATERGHRVTVLDKTDRLGGTLWFSTLTTPDNERLLKWLTAEVTRLGIDVRLGAEATSASIRALKPDVVVVATGAVRERPTVPGGDLPHVHTGDSMRALMTGAGDVSDQSPVLRVMGRVGRLAGITTSPRRIRDLSRRFLRFLPMAKDVVVIGGSLVGLELAEFMAERGSRVTLLAEGKQLGVPMAMPRRWTAVKHAREVGLEVHRGATVQRITPKTVEFTVGGETKSVRARMVVVASGVSAAAPLADELAGSDIDVRVVGDAGRVDYIEGAIHSAWKVATEL is encoded by the coding sequence GTGGCAGTCCCGAACCAGACCTATACGCGCCTTCTCTCCCCCGGCACCATCGGGCCGATCACCCTGGACAACCGCGTGGTGATGCCCGCCATGGACATGAACCTCTGCGAGGACGGGGAGATCGAGCAGGGCGACATCGATCATTTCGTCGCCCGCGCGGCCGGAGGCACCGGGCTGATCGTCACCGGATGCTGCGCGGTCGCCTATCCGGCGGGATGCACCAGCACGAAGGAACCCGGCCTGTCCGAGGACCGGTTCATCCCCGGCCTCCGCGCACTCACCGACGCCGTCCACGAGGCCGGCAGCAAACTGTGCGTGCAGATGGTGCACCACGGCAAGGTCGCCCGTATCGACACCCTGCAGGGCCGGCCGCAGCTCGTGCCGAGCATCCCGAAGCCGCCGAGCGACATGAGCGCCATGGCCGACTGCACGCCCGCGGAACTGCAGCGCATGGCATCGATCCAGGGTGGCGTGCAGGCCACCTACAACGAGGCATCCGAGAGCGACATCGAATGGTTGATCCGGATGTTCGCCGAGGCCGCGGGCCGGGTCGCCGCCGCCGGAGCGGACGCCGTCGAGATCCACGCCGCCCACAACTACGTGCTCGGCGCCTTCCTCAGCCGCTACACGAACCAGCGCACCGACGGATACGGCGGGTCGCTGGAGAACCGGGCCCGGCTGACCTGCGAGGTGATCCGCGCGGTCAAGGCCGAGGTCGGCGACCGCCTCGCCGTCATCGTGCGGCTGGCAGGGCAGGAATACGGTGAGACGGACGGCCTGACCGTCGAGGAATCCGCTGCTGCCGCAGTGCTGTTCGAGCAGGCCGGTGCCGATGCACTCCACGTCACTGGCACCGCGCTGAACGCGTTCGCGAATTTCACCGACGGCCCGTTGCCGGACAAGGTCGGCTACTACACCCACAACGCGGCGGTCATCAAGCGTGCGGTGTCGATCCCCGTCATCACCGTCGGCCGCATGCTGCCGGAGTTCGGCGAGCGGATGATCGCCGAGGGCGTCACCGACTTCGTCGCGATGGGACGTCAGTTGCTGGCCGATCCCGCGCTCGTCGCCAAGCTGAAGCAGGGCCGCAGCGAGCAGATCCGCCCGTGCATCAACTGCTATGTGTGCGTGCAGGAGAACTTCTGGGATGCCACGCCCATCTGTGCGGTCAATCCGGCGCTGGGCAACGAGACACTCGTGCCGTTCGTCCGCACTGCGGCGCCGAAGCACGTCGTCGTGGTGGGTGCCGGGCCGGGCGGCCTCGAGACTGCGCGGGTCGCCACCGAGCGCGGGCACCGCGTCACCGTCCTGGACAAGACCGACCGGCTGGGCGGGACCCTGTGGTTCTCGACCCTCACCACCCCCGACAACGAGCGGCTGCTGAAATGGCTGACGGCCGAGGTCACCCGCCTCGGCATCGACGTGCGGCTCGGCGCCGAGGCCACCTCCGCATCGATCCGCGCCCTGAAGCCGGACGTGGTGGTCGTCGCGACGGGCGCCGTGCGGGAACGTCCCACCGTGCCGGGCGGGGACTTGCCGCACGTGCACACCGGCGACAGCATGCGTGCGCTCATGACGGGTGCGGGCGACGTCTCCGATCAGTCCCCGGTGCTGCGGGTGATGGGCCGGGTGGGCAGGCTCGCCGGTATCACCACGAGCCCTCGGAGGATCCGTGATCTGAGCCGGCGGTTCCTGCGTTTCCTGCCGATGGCGAAGGACGTCGTCGTGATCGGCGGGTCGCTCGTCGGGCTCGAACTCGCGGAGTTCATGGCCGAGCGGGGAAGCCGGGTGACGCTGCTCGCCGAGGGGAAGCAGCTCGGGGTGCCGATGGCGATGCCGCGCCGGTGGACCGCTGTCAAGCACGCGCGCGAGGTCGGCCTCGAGGTGCATCGTGGTGCGACGGTTCAGCGCATCACCCCGAAGACGGTGGAGTTCACCGTGGGTGGCGAGACGAAATCGGTACGCGCCCGCATGGTCGTGGTCGCGTCCGGTGTGTCGGCGGCAGCACCGCTCGCCGACGAACTGGCCGGCTCGGACATCGATGTCCGCGTCGTCGGGGACGCGGGTCGGGTCGACTACATCGAGGGCGCCATCCACAGTGCCTGGAAGGTCGCGACCGAACTCTGA
- the bluB gene encoding 5,6-dimethylbenzimidazole synthase, which translates to MFGTEARDALYDIIRMRRDVRAEFSGERLDEDTLMRILRAAHHAPSVGNTQPWDFVVVQDEQRLKEFAEHVAGCRQAFADSLPEDRKSTFDPIKIEGIVESGTGVVVTYDPERGGKHILGRHTIDESGLFSAVLAIQNLWLAATAEGLGVGWVSFYEEDFLADFVGVSAPVRPIAWLCVGPVTRLQEIPDLERFGWRKGRQLEEAVHRDRFAAPGDREA; encoded by the coding sequence ATGTTCGGCACAGAAGCGCGGGACGCGCTGTACGACATCATCCGCATGCGTCGCGACGTCCGTGCAGAATTCAGCGGGGAACGGCTCGACGAGGACACGCTGATGCGCATCCTGCGGGCCGCCCATCACGCACCCAGTGTCGGCAACACCCAGCCCTGGGACTTCGTCGTCGTACAGGACGAACAGCGGCTGAAGGAGTTCGCCGAGCACGTCGCCGGTTGCCGGCAGGCGTTCGCCGACTCGCTCCCCGAGGACCGGAAGAGCACCTTCGACCCCATCAAGATCGAAGGCATCGTCGAATCGGGGACCGGCGTCGTCGTCACCTACGACCCCGAACGCGGCGGCAAGCACATCCTCGGCCGTCACACCATCGACGAATCCGGCCTGTTCTCGGCCGTGCTGGCGATCCAGAACCTGTGGCTCGCCGCGACCGCCGAGGGTCTCGGCGTGGGATGGGTGTCGTTCTACGAGGAGGACTTCCTCGCCGACTTCGTCGGAGTGAGCGCACCCGTGCGTCCCATCGCGTGGCTGTGTGTCGGGCCGGTCACGCGGCTCCAGGAGATACCCGACCTCGAACGGTTCGGCTGGCGCAAGGGGCGCCAGCTCGAGGAGGCCGTGCACCGCGACAGGTTCGCGGCGCCGGGTGACCGGGAAGCCTGA